In the genome of Paenibacillus sp. FSL R5-0766, one region contains:
- a CDS encoding CD3324 family protein — protein MKYINADTIFPEELLKEIQLHISGGLIYIPRPKDAHKKWGENSGGRRIVRERNDKIRQLFSAGTTIDQLADQYCLSIDSIKKIVYCKKG, from the coding sequence GTGAAATATATTAATGCGGATACAATCTTCCCGGAAGAATTACTCAAAGAAATACAGCTTCATATCTCTGGTGGCTTGATCTATATTCCGAGGCCCAAGGATGCCCACAAGAAGTGGGGCGAGAATTCGGGTGGCAGAAGGATTGTCCGGGAGCGAAACGACAAGATCCGCCAGCTTTTTTCTGCGGGAACAACCATCGATCAGCTTGCGGACCAATACTGTTTATCCATCGATAGCATCAAGAAAATTGTGTATTGCAAAAAGGGATGA
- a CDS encoding YafY family protein, protein MNHRKLAIMRLMDSRQKFTARELAERFDVSVRTIQRDLDALQALGFPLYTEVGVNGGYRVLPNRILPPLQLTQQEALGLFMMLEYLQQVPDFPYGSMREHLAEQYFSTLPEDVQDLIMQMREHITFVQHPGGHSEPLTTEILSAAVEKREIEFMYHARSGRKKVQVFPYGIYYEQGNWYMPARSRDRVLLYRVDRMQQLAVMESVDESVPSLKAWLDAKEDRASVEVVLQFTEFGARIAASDVLFKLVEGHEWRGLVPPEEFSFTARKLLSYGPEVKVVSPLELQQQVRGMLERSLSQYIDE, encoded by the coding sequence ATGAATCATCGGAAACTTGCGATCATGCGCCTGATGGATTCAAGACAGAAGTTCACTGCCCGGGAACTGGCAGAACGGTTCGACGTTTCGGTTCGTACGATCCAGCGAGATCTGGATGCATTGCAGGCGCTGGGTTTTCCTTTGTACACAGAAGTTGGCGTGAACGGAGGATATCGGGTGTTGCCCAATCGGATTTTGCCACCTCTTCAACTGACACAGCAGGAGGCATTAGGGCTGTTCATGATGCTGGAATATCTACAGCAAGTACCGGATTTTCCTTATGGATCCATGCGTGAACATCTGGCTGAACAGTATTTCTCTACTTTGCCTGAGGATGTACAGGATCTGATTATGCAAATGAGAGAGCATATCACCTTTGTTCAGCATCCTGGTGGGCATTCCGAGCCTTTAACAACAGAGATATTGAGTGCAGCGGTGGAAAAGAGAGAAATTGAATTTATGTATCATGCCCGCAGTGGGCGTAAAAAAGTCCAAGTCTTTCCCTATGGCATCTACTATGAGCAGGGAAATTGGTACATGCCAGCCCGAAGTAGGGACCGCGTATTATTGTATCGGGTGGATCGCATGCAGCAGTTGGCTGTTATGGAATCGGTGGATGAATCTGTTCCGAGTCTGAAGGCATGGCTAGATGCCAAAGAAGATAGAGCAAGCGTAGAAGTGGTGCTGCAATTCACGGAATTTGGAGCAAGGATTGCTGCGTCAGATGTGTTGTTCAAGTTGGTTGAAGGCCATGAGTGGCGCGGACTGGTTCCGCCTGAGGAGTTTTCTTTTACAGCGCGAAAATTACTCTCCTATGGGCCGGAAGTGAAGGTGGTGTCTCCGCTCGAACTGCAGCAGCAGGTTAGAGGGATGCTGGAACGGAGTTTAAGCCAATATATCGACGAGTAG
- a CDS encoding ATP-binding protein, with translation MRGILRIGSRTVWFYIVAVIVVGLIAGYVVLSEPNSPKFQSEEGILDLTRVDVRTHPQKLTGEWAFYWKELLSPEDIRGRSLMESQDHWINIPSSWSGYRLEGEKLGGTGYATFRLVIKLSEQDRNEHLALRLPSIFNAYKLWVNGELLEEVGNVGKDKSSMTPHLETKLVSFQPENDTVELVMQVANFNHKRGGITMYIELGGSDVLTDRANQQVAAEMFITAGLLVIGVYNLLLFVLRRKDKAPLYFGLFTVLVGIRSLLNGELIITLWFPQFPWELQFKIEYLILIVSGYIITMYFDCIFPNYVKQWFRLGSRIVTGAFCILVVVTPALVYTQLLLIIGVMVVLHMVYLMVGLVHAAAQRMEGALNFLLVSVVTLVTVVNDFLYYSGWSLIGNTSPLGLLIFTIAQMILLSSRFTRTASNEERISSELQDANDKLIEMNMNLERTVEERTQALSAAHNDLRTSYDRLLHSEQGRKKLLAYITHDLRMPLSSMLGYVEAIQDRVKPERNEQYLKYIRENTIRINRMIEELSFLSHLETGQVSYRMEPIQIIPFLRDFFEQYELVVRDAGLDFILDIGDAEDQQFNLPIVEMDTKRVEQALFNLVSNAMKFTSRGGLLRIALAVDELNHAPHAVISIQDSGMGIPPDQLEQIFERNYRYDRPGLGNGIEGSGLGLAICREIVLAQGGTVRAESDGKMGATFYVTLPCIGNEGRG, from the coding sequence ATGAGGGGGATTCTCCGAATCGGTTCTCGTACGGTTTGGTTTTATATCGTTGCTGTCATTGTTGTTGGTTTGATTGCGGGCTATGTCGTCCTCTCTGAGCCGAACTCTCCCAAGTTTCAAAGTGAAGAAGGTATTCTAGATTTAACACGGGTTGATGTCCGTACGCATCCGCAAAAGTTAACAGGGGAGTGGGCTTTCTACTGGAAAGAGTTGCTGTCTCCCGAAGACATACGGGGGCGTTCATTAATGGAAAGTCAGGACCACTGGATCAATATCCCGAGCTCTTGGTCAGGCTACCGGTTAGAGGGAGAGAAGCTGGGTGGGACAGGTTATGCAACCTTTCGACTGGTCATTAAACTAAGCGAGCAGGATCGAAACGAGCATCTTGCTCTGCGGCTACCTAGCATTTTTAATGCGTATAAGTTATGGGTCAATGGCGAATTGTTGGAAGAAGTTGGTAATGTTGGTAAGGACAAAAGCAGCATGACCCCGCATCTGGAAACAAAGCTGGTGTCTTTTCAGCCTGAAAACGACACGGTAGAACTGGTTATGCAAGTAGCCAACTTCAATCACAAGCGCGGCGGTATCACCATGTATATAGAGTTGGGTGGAAGTGACGTATTAACGGACAGGGCAAACCAGCAAGTAGCGGCAGAAATGTTCATCACGGCAGGGCTACTCGTGATTGGCGTATATAATCTGCTCTTGTTCGTACTGCGACGCAAGGACAAGGCCCCGTTGTATTTTGGGCTATTCACCGTGCTGGTTGGTATTCGATCCTTGCTAAACGGCGAGCTCATTATTACCCTATGGTTTCCTCAATTCCCTTGGGAATTGCAGTTCAAGATCGAGTATCTGATTCTTATCGTTAGTGGTTATATTATCACCATGTATTTTGATTGTATTTTTCCGAATTATGTAAAGCAATGGTTTCGCCTTGGCAGCCGGATCGTAACCGGCGCATTCTGTATCCTTGTTGTGGTAACCCCGGCACTGGTCTATACCCAATTATTGCTAATTATAGGTGTGATGGTTGTTCTACATATGGTTTATCTGATGGTTGGGCTGGTTCATGCGGCTGCGCAACGCATGGAGGGAGCACTGAACTTCCTGCTGGTGTCGGTGGTTACTTTGGTCACGGTTGTCAACGATTTTTTATATTACAGCGGTTGGTCGCTGATCGGAAATACATCCCCGCTTGGTTTATTAATATTTACGATCGCACAGATGATTTTGCTGTCTTCGAGATTTACGAGGACTGCATCTAATGAGGAGAGAATCTCAAGTGAGTTGCAGGATGCTAACGACAAGCTTATAGAAATGAATATGAATTTGGAACGGACCGTAGAGGAGAGAACACAGGCTTTATCTGCAGCTCATAATGATCTCCGAACTTCGTATGATCGCTTGCTTCACTCCGAGCAAGGGAGGAAGAAGCTTCTTGCCTATATTACACATGATCTGCGTATGCCGCTGTCCAGCATGCTTGGGTATGTAGAAGCTATACAGGACAGGGTCAAGCCGGAACGTAATGAACAATATCTGAAGTACATCCGGGAGAACACGATAAGGATTAACCGTATGATCGAGGAGTTGTCTTTCTTGTCGCATTTGGAGACCGGACAGGTCTCGTACCGAATGGAGCCGATTCAGATCATTCCCTTCTTGCGTGATTTTTTTGAACAATATGAGCTGGTTGTGCGTGACGCAGGATTAGATTTCATACTGGATATCGGAGATGCAGAGGATCAACAATTTAACTTGCCTATTGTTGAAATGGATACTAAAAGAGTAGAGCAAGCCTTGTTTAATCTAGTGTCGAACGCTATGAAGTTCACCTCCAGGGGAGGACTGTTACGTATTGCGCTAGCTGTAGACGAATTGAATCATGCTCCCCATGCAGTTATTAGCATACAGGATTCTGGCATGGGGATTCCTCCGGATCAGCTTGAGCAAATCTTCGAACGTAATTACAGATACGATCGGCCGGGCTTGGGGAATGGAATAGAAGGCAGTGGGCTAGGGCTAGCGATTTGCAGGGAAATCGTACTCGCACAAGGAGGGACAGTTCGAGCGGAGAGCGACGGTAAGATGGGGGCGACTTTCTATGTAACGCTTCCTTGTATCGGCAATGAAGGAAGGGGATGA
- a CDS encoding GNAT family N-acetyltransferase, with protein MSTYQVVPVIYDSKEQIEAIILLEQQCKQLDTIHLKADLDHISKKDGDHALLCYRHGDLAGLLSWYPSDGVTGNINAIVHPQYRRQGVFSSLLDRAILDMKPQGINQLSYRVPQGLSSGVHTAQSLGAIYDRAEYSMQLANEVLSVVEPHEVTLSVAEAEDMEFMVTCSSQAFGDSEDWTREYFMQTNEPSRVTYIAWQNQLPVGLVRVNSINATTAFIHNFCILPANQGQKLGRTALSILVDLLRKQSYTNIRLSVVTENKRALNLYRSVGFEVNSEYHYFNGSL; from the coding sequence ATGTCAACTTATCAAGTCGTTCCTGTGATCTATGATTCCAAGGAACAGATTGAAGCAATTATTTTACTCGAACAACAATGTAAACAGCTTGATACCATTCATCTGAAAGCAGACCTTGACCATATCAGCAAAAAAGACGGAGACCACGCACTCCTCTGTTATCGCCACGGTGATTTGGCAGGACTCCTCAGTTGGTATCCATCCGACGGCGTAACCGGGAATATTAATGCCATCGTACATCCACAGTATCGTCGCCAAGGTGTGTTCAGCAGCCTACTGGACCGAGCCATCTTAGACATGAAACCACAAGGGATCAACCAACTCAGTTATCGCGTTCCTCAGGGCTTATCTTCGGGTGTTCATACTGCCCAATCCCTCGGAGCGATCTATGATCGTGCGGAGTACTCGATGCAACTTGCGAATGAGGTCCTTTCGGTTGTGGAGCCGCATGAAGTAACGTTGTCCGTGGCAGAAGCCGAGGATATGGAATTTATGGTCACTTGCTCCTCTCAAGCCTTTGGAGATTCGGAGGACTGGACACGCGAGTACTTTATGCAAACAAATGAACCCAGCCGAGTCACCTATATTGCATGGCAGAATCAACTGCCTGTTGGGCTGGTACGAGTCAACTCCATTAATGCAACAACTGCATTTATTCATAACTTCTGTATCTTGCCTGCTAATCAGGGACAGAAACTGGGGCGCACTGCGCTTAGCATCCTGGTTGATCTCCTAAGGAAACAAAGTTACACAAATATCCGCTTATCCGTTGTTACCGAGAACAAACGTGCTTTGAATCTGTACCGCAGTGTTGGTTTTGAAGTGAATTCTGAGTATCACTATTTCAACGGTAGTTTATAA
- a CDS encoding response regulator transcription factor, which produces MIVDDDPHICEIVQVYCEREGFISTYSHSGTEAMKLLASFEPDLIVLDILLANENGIDWCRNARNFTSAPIIFLSSQEEDEVKISALSYGGDDYVTKPFSPGVLMAKIKAHLRRVSTGKREQLLELPGLTLDFYSQSVNTGSKPIYLSKKEFSLLSYMAQNVNRVVSVDTLFQIIWGMESLEDTRTVAVHISNLRKKIEYDPADPEIIITVRGSGYMLVADSTSQA; this is translated from the coding sequence ATGATCGTCGATGATGATCCTCATATATGCGAGATTGTTCAAGTGTATTGCGAACGGGAGGGGTTTATCTCCACTTACAGCCATAGCGGGACAGAAGCCATGAAGCTGCTTGCATCGTTCGAGCCGGATTTGATTGTACTGGATATATTGCTGGCTAATGAAAACGGCATTGATTGGTGCAGGAATGCGCGTAACTTCACCAGTGCGCCGATCATTTTTCTGAGCAGCCAGGAGGAAGATGAAGTGAAAATTAGCGCATTATCCTATGGTGGCGACGATTATGTGACCAAGCCATTCAGTCCTGGAGTGCTCATGGCCAAGATTAAGGCTCACCTTCGCAGAGTGTCGACGGGCAAAAGGGAACAACTACTGGAGTTACCGGGTCTGACACTGGATTTCTATAGTCAGTCCGTCAACACGGGGAGTAAACCTATCTATTTATCGAAGAAAGAGTTCAGTCTGCTGTCCTATATGGCACAAAACGTGAATCGTGTCGTCAGTGTCGATACGTTGTTTCAAATCATATGGGGAATGGAAAGTCTGGAGGATACGAGAACAGTGGCTGTACACATCAGTAATTTACGCAAAAAAATCGAGTATGACCCCGCTGATCCTGAGATAATCATTACGGTTCGGGGAAGCGGCTATATGTTGGTTGCTGACAGTACGTCACAAGCATGA
- a CDS encoding dihydrofolate reductase family protein gives MNMSDNKTILYIAMSLDGYIARLDGSVDWLFDVEGDGGDNGYAAFYETIGSVVMGRYTYEEVLTLSEEFPYADRPTYVLSRSEQPPAPHVQFTTETVDTLIPRLKQTSDGDVWIVGGGILVQAVLAKKLLDEIEVAIIPKILGEGIPLFPTGTVPSQFKMVRTQTLGQIISIRYEVQNSGTVDTPSNV, from the coding sequence ATGAACATGTCTGATAACAAAACCATTTTGTACATTGCTATGAGTTTGGATGGATATATCGCAAGACTGGACGGTTCGGTCGATTGGTTATTTGATGTGGAGGGTGATGGTGGAGACAACGGGTATGCTGCCTTTTATGAAACGATCGGTAGCGTTGTTATGGGACGTTATACGTATGAAGAGGTGCTCACACTGTCCGAAGAATTCCCCTATGCGGATCGGCCAACATATGTGCTTTCTCGCTCGGAACAGCCGCCCGCTCCGCATGTACAGTTTACAACCGAGACGGTAGATACGCTCATTCCCCGATTAAAGCAGACTTCTGATGGAGACGTGTGGATTGTAGGTGGCGGAATACTGGTTCAAGCTGTGTTAGCAAAAAAATTACTGGATGAGATTGAAGTCGCTATCATTCCCAAAATCCTTGGTGAAGGCATCCCCTTATTCCCGACAGGCACTGTGCCCAGTCAATTCAAAATGGTCCGGACCCAGACACTGGGACAGATCATTTCGATTCGTTATGAGGTACAGAACAGCGGCACAGTGGATACACCTTCGAATGTCTAG